From one Burkholderia pyrrocinia genomic stretch:
- a CDS encoding MFS transporter: MRTKFPAPPVQGETLPRDDAQTFEAATYAKVARRLIPFLMLCYLGAYLDRVNVGFAKLQMLNDLRFSETVYGMGAGIFFLGYFLFEVPSNLILHRVGARRWLARIMLTWAVISASFVFVRSPTAFYVLRFLLGVAEAGFAPGVILYLTYWFPSARRAKALSLFFMAIPLAGIIGGPLSGAIMHSLHGTMSMAGWKWLFLLEALPSFVLGFAILLYLDDGIAGAKWLTDAEKALLARNVSADAEHTTAHLSIRAFVADRRLWLMAAIYFCVVLGQYGLTFWLPTIIRKAGVADPLWVGLFTAIPYACAIIALPLIGMSADRRRERRFHLAVPMLIAAAGFATLPTLGSVSASIVCLSIASAGILASSAQFWSLPTALLGGMSAAAGIAAVNCFANLAGFFSPAIVGWLNDLTGKSTAGLLFISVAITVGALLVFLVPRSVNR, encoded by the coding sequence ATGAGAACAAAGTTCCCCGCACCGCCGGTCCAGGGCGAGACGCTGCCACGGGACGATGCGCAGACGTTTGAAGCGGCCACCTACGCGAAGGTTGCGCGACGCCTGATCCCGTTCCTGATGTTGTGCTATCTCGGCGCGTATCTCGACCGCGTCAACGTCGGCTTCGCGAAACTGCAGATGCTCAACGACCTCCGTTTCAGCGAGACGGTCTACGGGATGGGCGCCGGCATCTTCTTCCTCGGCTACTTCCTGTTCGAAGTGCCGAGCAACCTGATCCTGCATCGCGTCGGCGCGCGCCGCTGGCTCGCCCGCATCATGCTGACGTGGGCAGTCATTTCGGCGAGCTTCGTGTTCGTCAGGTCGCCCACCGCATTCTATGTGCTGCGGTTTCTGCTCGGCGTCGCCGAAGCGGGCTTCGCACCGGGCGTGATCCTGTACCTCACGTACTGGTTCCCGTCGGCGCGCCGCGCGAAGGCGCTGTCGCTGTTCTTCATGGCGATTCCGCTGGCGGGGATCATCGGCGGGCCGCTGTCGGGCGCGATCATGCATTCGCTGCACGGCACGATGTCGATGGCGGGCTGGAAGTGGTTGTTCCTGCTCGAGGCGCTGCCTTCGTTCGTGCTGGGTTTTGCGATCCTGCTGTATCTCGATGACGGCATTGCCGGCGCGAAATGGCTGACCGATGCCGAAAAAGCCTTGCTGGCGCGCAACGTGTCGGCCGACGCCGAGCACACTACCGCCCACCTGTCGATTCGTGCGTTCGTCGCCGACCGCCGCCTGTGGCTGATGGCCGCGATCTACTTCTGCGTCGTGCTCGGTCAGTACGGCCTCACGTTCTGGCTGCCCACGATCATTCGCAAGGCCGGGGTTGCCGATCCGCTGTGGGTCGGCCTGTTCACCGCGATCCCGTATGCGTGCGCAATCATCGCGCTGCCGCTGATCGGCATGAGCGCGGATCGCCGCCGCGAGCGCCGCTTCCATCTCGCGGTGCCGATGCTGATCGCGGCGGCGGGCTTCGCGACTTTGCCGACGCTCGGCAGCGTCAGTGCGTCGATCGTGTGCCTGAGCATTGCGTCCGCCGGCATCCTCGCGTCGTCGGCGCAATTCTGGTCGCTGCCCACGGCGCTGCTCGGCGGGATGTCGGCGGCGGCGGGCATCGCCGCGGTCAACTGCTTTGCCAATCTCGCGGGCTTCTTCTCGCCGGCGATCGTCGGCTGGCTGAACGACCTGACCGGCAAATCCACTGCGGGACTGCTCTTCATCTCCGTCGCGATCACGGTCGGCGCTCTGCTGGTGTTCCTGGTGCCCCGATCCGTCAATCGCTGA
- a CDS encoding transketolase, with protein MDTETIHEAVTLAERAYRIRRNAVLMGEVQGQGYVGQALDIADVLAVAYFGAMRYRPDDSEWEGRDRFLLSNGHYAIALYAALFEAGILPAEELETYGSDDSRLPMSGMASYTPGMEMSGGSLGQGLTIAVGRCLGLKRKGSDAFVYTLFSDGELDEGAIWEGLMSAAHWKLDNLIAIVDVNNQQADGPSTQVMAFEPLVDKLEAFGWYTQRVDGNDIDAVKLAFDNARRHDKPQPRIIVCDTKMGRGVPFLEAREKSHFIRVDAHEWKLALDALEAGRHA; from the coding sequence ATGGATACCGAAACCATCCATGAAGCGGTCACGCTCGCCGAGCGCGCGTACCGTATCCGAAGAAACGCCGTGCTGATGGGCGAAGTCCAGGGGCAGGGCTATGTCGGCCAGGCGCTCGACATCGCCGACGTGCTGGCCGTCGCGTATTTCGGCGCGATGCGCTATCGCCCCGACGACTCCGAGTGGGAAGGGCGCGACCGGTTCCTGCTGTCGAACGGCCACTACGCGATCGCGCTGTACGCGGCGCTGTTCGAAGCCGGCATCCTGCCGGCCGAGGAACTCGAAACCTACGGCAGCGACGACAGTCGTCTGCCGATGTCGGGGATGGCGAGCTACACGCCCGGCATGGAAATGTCCGGCGGTTCGCTCGGGCAGGGCCTGACGATCGCCGTCGGTCGTTGCCTGGGCCTCAAGCGCAAGGGCTCGGATGCCTTCGTCTATACGCTCTTTTCGGATGGCGAGCTCGACGAAGGTGCGATCTGGGAAGGGCTCATGTCGGCCGCGCACTGGAAGCTCGACAACCTGATCGCGATCGTCGACGTGAACAACCAGCAGGCCGATGGCCCGTCGACGCAAGTCATGGCGTTCGAGCCGCTGGTCGACAAGCTCGAAGCATTCGGCTGGTATACGCAGCGGGTCGACGGCAACGACATCGACGCGGTAAAGCTTGCGTTCGACAACGCGCGCCGACATGACAAGCCGCAGCCGCGGATCATCGTCTGCGACACGAAGATGGGGCGCGGCGTGCCGTTCCTCGAAGCACGCGAGAAGAGCCATTTCATCCGCGTCGATGCGCACGAGTGGAAGCTCGCGCTCGAC